A stretch of the Bdellovibrio sp. 22V genome encodes the following:
- a CDS encoding glycoside hydrolase family 2 TIM barrel-domain containing protein — protein sequence MLSISETNFENYPRKNFQRKHWLNLNGLWSFSYDDDQIFSHPSQIQDWPHKIVVPYAPESPASGIGDTGFHTRYWYQRKFQLKRTENKVLLHFGAADYQTHVWVNSQYLGSHEGGYTPFHFEISDFLSDSGEQVVSVLVEDDPLDLQKPRGKQDWQKEPHSIWYHRTSGIWQTVWCEEVAHVYIEKLRLVPLIERWEIGCEAFIGGPNISGLQLKVRMECDGKLLVQDTYEVVHREVHRRIALSDPGIDDFRNEMLWSPEKPTLIQVHLELWKENELLDEVKSYTALRSVGFNRDRFLLNGRPYYLRLVLDQGYWPDTFLTPPNSAALRKDVELVKAAGFNGVRKHQKIEDPNFYYWADVLGLVVWAEMPSAYRFTHDSVERLLKEWTEVIDRDMSHPSIILWVPFNESWGVPDLAEKESHQHCVQALYHLTKTLDPTRPCIGNDGWESTATDLLGIHDYDDQPERLIKKYGSHENIADMLTRYRPGGRVITVEGYPHGGKPIMITEFGGIAYVDKPEGTTWGYSASGTIQDLRKRYENLLAAIYRIETFCGFCYTQFTDTFQEANGLFRPDRTPKFSVNAMARATRGGGYTRGELTSVPQPPPLPPPESEL from the coding sequence ATGTTGTCAATATCCGAAACCAACTTCGAAAACTATCCGCGCAAAAATTTTCAAAGAAAACACTGGTTGAATCTGAACGGTCTGTGGTCGTTCTCTTATGATGATGATCAGATTTTCAGTCATCCTTCGCAAATTCAAGATTGGCCTCACAAGATTGTGGTGCCGTATGCACCGGAGTCGCCCGCAAGCGGTATCGGGGATACCGGATTTCATACGCGGTACTGGTACCAGCGGAAGTTTCAATTGAAACGCACCGAAAATAAAGTTCTTCTGCATTTCGGAGCCGCCGATTATCAAACGCATGTGTGGGTGAACTCGCAGTATCTGGGCTCTCACGAGGGAGGCTACACGCCTTTTCATTTCGAAATCTCCGATTTTCTTTCCGACAGCGGAGAACAAGTCGTTTCCGTTTTAGTCGAAGACGATCCGCTCGATCTGCAAAAACCGCGCGGCAAGCAAGATTGGCAAAAAGAACCGCATAGCATCTGGTACCATCGCACCTCGGGTATTTGGCAAACCGTATGGTGCGAAGAAGTGGCGCATGTTTATATAGAAAAACTTCGGTTGGTTCCTCTCATTGAGCGCTGGGAAATTGGCTGCGAAGCCTTTATCGGGGGACCCAACATCTCGGGATTGCAACTTAAAGTGCGAATGGAATGTGACGGAAAACTTTTGGTGCAGGACACCTACGAGGTTGTCCATCGCGAAGTCCATCGTCGCATAGCTTTGTCGGATCCCGGGATTGACGACTTCCGCAACGAAATGTTGTGGAGTCCGGAAAAACCGACGCTCATCCAAGTGCATCTTGAACTGTGGAAAGAAAACGAGTTGCTTGATGAAGTAAAATCTTACACCGCTTTAAGAAGTGTGGGCTTTAATCGTGACCGTTTTTTGTTAAACGGACGCCCTTACTATCTAAGACTTGTCTTGGATCAGGGCTACTGGCCTGACACGTTTTTAACTCCGCCCAATTCGGCAGCTCTTAGAAAAGACGTGGAGCTGGTGAAAGCCGCCGGATTTAACGGCGTCAGAAAACATCAAAAAATCGAAGACCCGAATTTTTATTATTGGGCGGATGTTTTAGGTCTGGTGGTTTGGGCCGAGATGCCGAGTGCCTATCGATTCACGCACGATTCGGTGGAACGTCTTCTCAAAGAATGGACCGAAGTCATTGACCGGGACATGAGTCATCCAAGCATTATACTGTGGGTGCCTTTCAACGAGTCGTGGGGAGTGCCGGATCTGGCGGAAAAAGAAAGCCATCAACATTGCGTGCAGGCCCTCTATCATTTAACAAAAACCTTGGACCCGACGCGCCCTTGTATCGGTAACGACGGTTGGGAAAGTACGGCGACGGATCTTTTGGGAATTCACGACTATGACGATCAACCCGAACGTTTGATAAAAAAATACGGCAGCCACGAAAATATCGCCGATATGCTGACGCGCTATCGACCCGGCGGCCGCGTGATTACCGTTGAAGGTTATCCTCATGGCGGGAAGCCCATCATGATCACGGAATTCGGCGGTATTGCCTATGTCGACAAACCGGAAGGTACGACATGGGGTTACTCGGCCTCGGGGACTATTCAAGATCTGCGCAAACGTTATGAAAATCTGCTCGCGGCGATTTATCGTATCGAAACCTTCTGCGGCTTTTGTTATACGCAGTTCACTGATACGTTTCAGGAAGCTAACGGTCTTTTTCGTCCCGATAGAACGCCAAAATTTTCCGTCAACGCCATGGCAAGAGCCACGCGAGGCGGAGGTTACACAAGAGGTGAGTTGACATCCGTTCCACAGCCTCCACCTTTGCCCCCTCCAGAAAGTGAATTATAA
- a CDS encoding SRPBCC family protein, with translation MEKENLVPKGETRQRLLDEELYTEEAVTILATPQELYQYWRDPSHFVLFTDQLQSVTEISETRSHWVWKALKGRKTIEWDSEIVEDIPNSVIAWRAHGDQDIQHSGRVEFQELPYGRGTTVKVKIAYDAPAGKMLNVLEKLLGESPHRNLKMNLFKLRELFEAGEVPTVEGQPAGHNREHETKTALH, from the coding sequence ATGGAGAAAGAGAACCTCGTCCCCAAAGGGGAAACGCGGCAACGGCTTCTTGATGAAGAACTCTATACAGAGGAAGCGGTGACGATATTAGCCACTCCTCAAGAACTCTATCAATATTGGCGTGATCCTTCTCATTTCGTTCTATTTACCGATCAACTGCAATCTGTGACGGAGATTTCGGAAACGCGGTCTCACTGGGTTTGGAAAGCCTTGAAGGGACGCAAAACGATAGAGTGGGACAGTGAAATCGTTGAAGACATTCCCAACTCCGTCATTGCCTGGCGCGCGCATGGCGATCAAGACATTCAACATTCGGGACGGGTGGAATTCCAGGAATTGCCGTACGGACGGGGCACAACCGTTAAAGTGAAAATCGCCTATGATGCTCCAGCAGGAAAAATGCTTAATGTGCTTGAAAAATTATTGGGCGAAAGCCCGCACCGAAATTTGAAAATGAATTTGTTTAAACTTCGGGAGCTTTTCGAAGCGGGAGAAGTTCCGACCGTAGAGGGACAGCCTGCGGGTCATAACCGCGAACATGAAACCAAAACGGCACTTCATTAA
- a CDS encoding zinc-dependent alcohol dehydrogenase, whose protein sequence is MKAVCWEGTKNVQVQTVPDPHILNPRDIIVKITSTAICGSDLHLYDGVIPTMQKGDILGHEFMGEVVELGPKVNNLRVGDKVVVPFNISCGHCFFCTRKEFSLCDNSNPKPELAEKVYGHGGAGLFGYSHMYGGYAGGQAQYARVPFGDVGPLVVPKDMDDDKLLFLSDIFPTGYMAAVNCNIQIGDTVAVWGCGPVGLFSIESAYLLGADRVIAIDNVPERLKMARDICKAEVLNYDEVDVLEALNLMTGGRGPDSCIDAVGMEAHGTDLYSKYEEAKMGVKLATDRPIALRQAIQACRKAGHVSIPGVYGGLLDKVPLGAAFAKGLTLKMGQTHVRKYMETLLQHILDGNIDPSFLITHRINIEDAPTAYKSFLNKSDDCVKVVIKNLH, encoded by the coding sequence ATGAAAGCGGTCTGTTGGGAGGGAACAAAAAACGTGCAGGTGCAAACGGTACCTGATCCGCATATTCTGAATCCGCGCGATATTATCGTGAAAATCACCTCCACCGCCATCTGCGGATCCGATCTTCATCTTTATGACGGTGTTATACCCACCATGCAAAAAGGAGATATTCTGGGTCACGAGTTTATGGGAGAAGTCGTCGAGCTTGGGCCCAAAGTGAACAACTTGCGGGTCGGCGATAAAGTCGTCGTACCTTTTAACATATCTTGCGGGCACTGTTTCTTTTGCACGCGTAAAGAATTTTCCCTTTGCGATAACAGCAATCCCAAACCGGAGCTTGCCGAAAAAGTTTATGGACATGGAGGCGCGGGACTTTTCGGTTATTCGCACATGTACGGCGGTTATGCCGGAGGACAAGCGCAATATGCGCGCGTGCCTTTTGGTGATGTCGGACCGCTGGTTGTTCCGAAAGACATGGATGACGATAAATTACTTTTTTTAAGTGATATTTTTCCGACAGGTTATATGGCTGCAGTGAATTGCAATATTCAAATTGGTGACACCGTGGCCGTCTGGGGTTGTGGTCCTGTCGGCCTTTTCTCTATCGAAAGTGCTTATTTGTTGGGGGCGGATCGTGTGATCGCCATCGACAATGTTCCTGAAAGATTAAAAATGGCCCGGGATATTTGCAAAGCAGAAGTGCTCAACTACGATGAAGTCGATGTCTTAGAAGCGCTGAATCTTATGACGGGAGGTCGAGGACCTGACTCATGTATCGATGCTGTGGGAATGGAAGCACACGGTACCGACCTCTACAGTAAATATGAGGAAGCGAAGATGGGTGTAAAACTCGCCACCGATCGTCCCATCGCACTTCGCCAAGCGATTCAAGCCTGTCGTAAAGCCGGGCATGTTTCAATTCCCGGAGTGTACGGGGGACTGCTCGACAAAGTTCCGCTCGGAGCTGCCTTCGCGAAAGGTCTGACTCTAAAAATGGGACAAACGCACGTAAGAAAGTATATGGAAACTTTGTTGCAGCATATTCTAGACGGAAATATCGACCCGTCGTTTTTAATCACGCATCGGATAAATATTGAAGACGCACCAACTGCGTATAAAAGCTTTTTAAATAAAAGCGATGATTGTGTAAAAGTCGTCATTAAAAATCTTCATTAA
- the pdeM gene encoding ligase-associated DNA damage response endonuclease PdeM — MKITVANEDIELLPEKAFFWPAQHLLGLSDVHLGKAESYQAAGVPLPSGTHREDLLRISQLIQTYHAEKVIVLGDWIHNKFSLSEIIVRDFREFFAVHGHVHWTLLLGNHEYGAHEILRGLPFHMVEEEIQIGPFLMTHGHKNPRSKIFQIQGHTHPLVQLHEGPLRLKLPCFVLEKNALTIPAFGSLTGGYVVRQQPGQRIFAVADRDIFEVKGRH; from the coding sequence ATGAAGATCACGGTCGCGAACGAAGACATTGAACTTCTTCCTGAAAAAGCATTCTTCTGGCCGGCCCAGCACTTATTGGGCCTTTCGGACGTGCATTTGGGAAAAGCGGAAAGTTACCAAGCCGCCGGAGTTCCCCTGCCATCAGGCACGCACCGGGAGGATCTTTTGCGCATCAGTCAATTGATTCAAACTTATCATGCTGAAAAAGTCATCGTCCTGGGGGATTGGATTCACAATAAATTCAGTCTGAGCGAAATTATCGTGCGCGATTTTCGCGAGTTCTTCGCGGTTCACGGCCATGTTCATTGGACTTTGCTCTTGGGAAACCACGAATACGGCGCGCATGAAATCCTGCGCGGTCTTCCGTTTCATATGGTGGAAGAAGAAATACAAATCGGTCCGTTTCTGATGACCCATGGCCACAAAAATCCACGCTCTAAAATTTTTCAAATCCAGGGACACACGCACCCGTTGGTTCAGCTTCATGAAGGTCCGCTGCGTTTAAAACTTCCGTGTTTTGTTTTAGAGAAAAATGCGTTAACAATCCCGGCCTTTGGCAGCCTGACAGGAGGCTATGTGGTTCGCCAGCAGCCGGGACAGAGGATATTTGCCGTCGCAGATCGAGATATCTTCGAAGTGAAAGGCCGTCATTAA
- a CDS encoding ligase-associated DNA damage response DEXH box helicase: protein MKELKPIHKFFHHRGWKAFPFQEEAWSAYLNGESGLLHIPTGSGKTYAAVMGPFAKILAKPQKGLKILYLTPLRALTRDLSAALHEPILQEKWPLKIDTRTGDTSAAHKKKQLNNPGDLLLTTPESLAVLISQTEADEFFKNLQVVILDEWHELMASKRGSLCELSLSYLRSLNPDLQTWALSASVGNLDEAAKVAVGRGQEARIISGSSDRNLVLDCLLPKKIDRFPWAGHLGFALKEALIEELDPEVSTLIFTNTRSQAERWYEVMLQMAPHMAPVMALHHSSLDREEREAVEEGVKNGALKWVVSTSSLDLGVDFQPVERVVQIGSPKMVARMIQRAGRSAHRPGGKSRLLFVPTNSWEILELEAVKKALKLKHVEPRRPLRKPIDVLLQHMMTLACGPGLRMDELWLALKETYSFSEITQEELKWCRQFLTQGGETLQAYPQFHKLVYEEDEGKYRPASPKVAYQHRMSIGTIVSRESVQVSYTNRSRIGSVEENFISKLKKGDVFQFAGKKLEFVLLKDMTAYVRASKMPTNVVPSWDGGRFPISETLGQAFREVLTEKHPGLDRLLSPLLGTQKELSILPGADLLLMEKWSSKQGEHIFVYPFEGRSVHEGLAQLWGYRFARRRPTTFSFAVNDYGFEITGPADYDFESLFDDDFFSDDNLIEEIGQSLQIGQLSQRQFREIAQIAGLVFTGFPGSPKTGRQMQISSSLLYEVFKKHEPHNLLIKQSFEEVLANSLESGRMRKTLQRLRTLNVKWISLETPSPLAFPLVVENIAIGNLSNESLEAKIARLKKTWEKKNEDHGRERRH, encoded by the coding sequence ATGAAGGAACTTAAACCCATTCATAAATTCTTCCACCACCGGGGATGGAAAGCTTTTCCGTTTCAAGAGGAGGCTTGGAGCGCGTATTTGAACGGTGAATCGGGTCTCTTGCACATTCCGACCGGCTCAGGAAAAACCTATGCCGCCGTTATGGGACCTTTTGCGAAAATCTTAGCAAAGCCGCAGAAGGGACTGAAGATTCTGTATCTGACTCCCCTGCGCGCCCTGACGCGCGACCTTTCGGCGGCTTTGCATGAACCGATCTTGCAGGAAAAATGGCCGCTCAAAATAGACACCCGTACCGGAGACACCTCAGCGGCGCACAAGAAAAAACAACTGAATAATCCCGGAGACCTTCTCTTAACAACTCCGGAATCCTTGGCCGTTTTAATTTCGCAAACCGAGGCTGATGAGTTTTTCAAAAATCTGCAAGTCGTGATTCTGGATGAGTGGCATGAACTCATGGCAAGTAAGCGCGGCAGTCTATGTGAACTGTCGCTTTCTTATTTACGCTCCCTTAATCCCGATCTGCAAACGTGGGCTCTGTCGGCTTCCGTTGGAAATCTGGATGAAGCCGCGAAGGTCGCCGTCGGCCGAGGACAAGAAGCGCGCATTATTTCTGGCAGTTCGGATCGCAATCTGGTTTTAGATTGTCTGCTTCCCAAAAAGATCGACCGCTTTCCTTGGGCTGGGCATTTGGGATTTGCTTTAAAAGAAGCCTTGATCGAAGAACTTGATCCCGAAGTCTCCACGTTGATTTTTACGAACACACGCTCGCAGGCCGAGCGCTGGTATGAAGTGATGTTGCAAATGGCTCCGCACATGGCACCCGTCATGGCGCTTCATCATAGTTCGCTGGATCGTGAAGAACGTGAAGCCGTCGAAGAAGGCGTTAAAAACGGCGCTTTAAAATGGGTGGTGAGCACGTCCTCGCTGGACCTGGGCGTGGACTTTCAACCGGTCGAACGCGTCGTACAAATTGGCAGCCCCAAAATGGTCGCACGCATGATTCAAAGAGCTGGCCGCTCTGCGCATCGTCCTGGAGGAAAAAGCCGCCTGCTTTTTGTGCCGACGAATTCCTGGGAGATCCTCGAACTTGAAGCCGTTAAAAAAGCGCTAAAACTAAAACACGTCGAACCGCGCCGGCCTTTGCGTAAGCCGATCGACGTGCTTTTACAGCACATGATGACGTTAGCGTGCGGCCCGGGACTGCGCATGGATGAGCTGTGGCTTGCACTCAAAGAAACTTATTCGTTTTCTGAGATCACTCAAGAAGAATTGAAATGGTGCCGGCAGTTTCTGACCCAAGGAGGTGAAACTCTGCAGGCGTATCCGCAATTTCATAAACTTGTCTATGAGGAAGACGAAGGGAAGTATCGTCCCGCTTCTCCGAAGGTGGCGTACCAGCATCGTATGAGTATTGGCACTATTGTCTCTCGGGAATCAGTGCAGGTCTCTTATACCAATCGCAGCCGTATTGGCTCTGTCGAAGAAAATTTTATTTCTAAACTTAAAAAAGGTGATGTCTTTCAGTTTGCGGGGAAGAAGCTGGAATTTGTTTTGCTCAAAGATATGACGGCGTATGTCCGCGCCAGCAAAATGCCTACGAACGTGGTGCCCTCCTGGGATGGCGGGCGTTTTCCGATCTCAGAAACTTTGGGGCAGGCGTTTCGCGAAGTTCTTACCGAAAAACATCCTGGTTTGGATCGGCTCTTGTCTCCTCTTTTGGGAACTCAGAAAGAGCTCTCGATTCTTCCGGGAGCGGACCTTCTTCTGATGGAAAAATGGAGTTCCAAACAAGGGGAACATATCTTTGTCTATCCTTTCGAGGGACGCTCGGTGCACGAGGGTCTGGCGCAACTGTGGGGGTATCGTTTTGCGCGTCGCAGGCCCACGACATTTTCGTTTGCTGTTAACGACTATGGATTTGAAATCACGGGCCCTGCGGATTATGACTTTGAAAGTCTTTTCGATGACGACTTTTTTTCCGATGACAACCTTATTGAAGAAATCGGTCAGTCTTTGCAGATTGGACAGCTCAGTCAAAGACAGTTTCGGGAGATTGCCCAGATTGCGGGACTCGTCTTCACGGGATTTCCCGGTTCGCCTAAAACCGGACGGCAAATGCAAATCAGTTCGTCCCTTCTTTATGAAGTTTTCAAAAAACACGAACCTCATAATCTTTTGATCAAACAAAGCTTCGAAGAAGTTCTGGCGAATTCTTTAGAAAGCGGACGTATGCGCAAAACTTTGCAACGCCTGCGCACGCTCAACGTAAAATGGATTTCTTTGGAAACGCCTTCACCACTCGCGTTCCCTTTGGTGGTTGAAAATATCGCGATTGGCAATCTTTCAAATGAAAGTCTTGAGGCGAAGATCGCTCGTCTTAAAAAAACCTGGGAAAAGAAAAATGAAGATCACGGTCGCGAACGAAGACATTGA
- a CDS encoding ATP-dependent DNA ligase: MKAFAKLFDDLDSTTSTNEKVEALKKYFANAEPEDSMWTILVLTGRLSKRILTGRNLVQMFLNSTQYPAWLFDESYDHVGDTAETLSLLAHSLNLCRETSGRSDKSLTTWMEKEIPALAQLENENLQAEKLLKWWRQLTYQEVFILNKLITGAFRVGVSEKLVIRAVAEVYQISTDQVAHRLTGNIQAGAETFQKLISTEATEITYSQPYPFCLAHPWNERSEKDFAPENWCIEWKYDGIRAQVIRREDKVWIWSRGEEQITHSFPDLAEIFMRLPEGTVIDGEILIYKNGTIFPFQDLQKRLGRKKVAAALLEEKPAGFFAYDCLEFKGKDIRPEPLRERKKFLLQVIENLDDQRVRFSPLVTVSSLSELDELRKKAREKNAEGLMIKLWEGTYSVGRKTGNWWKYKVDPLTLDAVLLYAQSGTGRRSNLYTDYTFALWNDEEELIPFAKAYSGLDQSEIDELDAWIRRHTKEKFGPVRAVEPAHVFEIGFEGISPSTRHKSGIAVRFPRILRWRRDKKPEDADTLETAKELLAGVKKNEGT; the protein is encoded by the coding sequence ATGAAGGCATTCGCAAAACTTTTCGACGATTTAGACTCGACCACATCGACGAACGAGAAAGTCGAAGCGCTTAAAAAGTATTTTGCAAACGCAGAGCCAGAGGATTCCATGTGGACCATCTTGGTTTTGACCGGGCGTCTTTCAAAACGCATTCTGACCGGAAGAAATCTTGTGCAAATGTTTCTCAACTCCACGCAATACCCAGCTTGGCTTTTTGACGAAAGCTACGATCATGTGGGTGACACGGCAGAAACGCTCAGCCTGCTGGCCCACTCTCTGAATTTGTGCCGTGAAACTTCCGGTCGCAGTGACAAATCTTTGACGACGTGGATGGAGAAAGAAATTCCCGCGCTCGCTCAGCTTGAAAACGAAAATCTTCAGGCGGAAAAACTTTTAAAGTGGTGGCGCCAGCTCACCTATCAGGAAGTTTTTATTCTTAACAAACTTATCACCGGGGCCTTTCGCGTTGGCGTCAGCGAGAAACTGGTTATCCGCGCCGTCGCCGAAGTCTATCAGATTTCTACCGACCAAGTGGCGCATCGCCTGACAGGCAATATTCAAGCGGGGGCAGAGACTTTTCAAAAACTGATTTCCACGGAAGCGACAGAAATCACTTATAGTCAGCCTTATCCTTTTTGTTTGGCCCATCCATGGAACGAAAGAAGTGAAAAAGATTTTGCTCCCGAAAACTGGTGTATTGAATGGAAGTATGACGGCATTCGCGCGCAAGTCATTCGTCGCGAAGACAAAGTATGGATTTGGTCCCGCGGTGAAGAACAGATCACGCACAGTTTTCCCGACCTCGCCGAAATCTTCATGCGACTTCCCGAAGGGACAGTCATAGACGGCGAAATTTTAATTTATAAAAACGGAACCATTTTCCCGTTTCAGGATCTGCAAAAAAGACTGGGTCGAAAAAAAGTGGCTGCGGCATTGTTGGAAGAAAAACCTGCGGGATTTTTTGCCTATGATTGCCTTGAGTTTAAAGGCAAAGACATCCGTCCTGAACCCTTGCGGGAACGAAAAAAGTTTTTATTGCAAGTGATTGAGAATCTCGATGATCAACGCGTTCGTTTTTCTCCATTAGTGACGGTCTCGTCCCTTTCTGAACTGGATGAGTTGCGCAAAAAAGCCCGTGAAAAAAATGCGGAAGGCTTGATGATCAAACTCTGGGAAGGAACTTATTCCGTGGGAAGAAAAACCGGCAACTGGTGGAAATACAAAGTCGACCCGCTGACTTTAGATGCCGTGCTCTTGTATGCGCAGTCCGGCACGGGACGACGATCCAATCTTTATACGGATTATACCTTCGCCCTTTGGAACGACGAGGAAGAGCTCATTCCCTTCGCCAAGGCTTACTCCGGCTTGGATCAAAGCGAAATTGACGAACTCGACGCGTGGATCCGGCGGCACACCAAAGAAAAATTCGGCCCCGTTCGTGCCGTCGAACCCGCCCATGTTTTTGAAATCGGTTTCGAAGGCATCAGTCCGTCGACCCGTCACAAATCGGGTATCGCCGTGCGCTTTCCGCGAATTTTACGCTGGCGTCGCGATAAAAAACCGGAAGACGCCGACACTCTTGAGACCGCCAAGGAACTTCTCGCGGGAGTAAAGAAAAATGAAGGAACTTAA
- a CDS encoding ligase-associated DNA damage response exonuclease has product MDLIRVTNEGLYCEPGDFYIDPWRPVPQAVITHAHSDHARWGCKVYYATDRCAPLLRLRLGETLPIVEKKWSEKFKLGSTWVSFHPAGHILGSAQVRIEHRGKVWVASGDYKRTDDPSCDAFEPLSCDTFISEATFALPVYKWDAGEVTARKIYDWWKEDPDRPSLLFCYALGKAQRVLAELMRFTDKPVYIHGAMEQMTHIYRQAGIPMLRTRSIFEHDKSYGFKGELILAPPSAHRSPWMKRFKEPQTAFASGWMQVRGTRRRKGYEKGFALSDHADWNELNQTISETGASTIFLTHGRTDVLARYLEEQGKTVRLFQTEYEAEEEAS; this is encoded by the coding sequence ATGGACTTGATTCGTGTGACCAATGAAGGCCTGTATTGCGAGCCCGGCGATTTTTATATCGACCCATGGCGCCCTGTACCTCAAGCTGTAATTACACACGCGCACTCGGACCATGCCCGTTGGGGATGTAAAGTTTATTATGCCACGGATCGCTGTGCTCCCCTTCTGCGCTTACGTTTAGGCGAAACTCTGCCGATCGTTGAAAAAAAATGGAGTGAAAAGTTCAAACTGGGCTCCACGTGGGTGTCTTTTCATCCGGCGGGACACATCCTGGGGTCAGCCCAAGTACGAATCGAGCACCGGGGAAAAGTGTGGGTCGCTTCGGGAGATTACAAAAGAACTGACGACCCGAGCTGTGATGCGTTTGAGCCTTTAAGCTGCGACACTTTTATCTCGGAAGCCACCTTCGCCCTGCCTGTCTATAAGTGGGATGCGGGCGAAGTCACCGCCCGAAAAATTTATGACTGGTGGAAAGAAGACCCCGACCGTCCGTCGCTGCTTTTTTGTTATGCTTTAGGAAAAGCGCAAAGAGTTCTTGCAGAGCTCATGCGGTTCACCGACAAACCGGTTTACATTCATGGCGCCATGGAGCAGATGACACATATATATCGTCAGGCTGGAATTCCCATGCTGCGAACGCGCTCGATTTTTGAACATGACAAATCTTATGGATTTAAAGGCGAACTGATTCTGGCGCCGCCTTCCGCGCACAGATCTCCGTGGATGAAAAGATTTAAAGAACCGCAAACGGCCTTTGCTTCGGGCTGGATGCAGGTGCGAGGAACCCGCCGTCGCAAAGGTTACGAAAAAGGGTTTGCTCTTTCCGATCACGCCGACTGGAACGAACTGAATCAGACTATTTCTGAAACCGGGGCTTCGACTATTTTTCTTACACACGGGCGCACGGATGTGCTGGCCCGTTATCTTGAGGAACAAGGTAAAACCGTGCGCCTCTTTCAGACGGAGTACGAGGCTGAAGAGGAAGCGTCATGA
- a CDS encoding S1-like domain-containing RNA-binding protein has protein sequence MVQIGKFNRLKVVKHVDYGVFLEGGEDGEILLPLRYMPEQCEVGDEVDVFICYDSEDRLLATTELPFAQVGDFAKLRVKAIERVGAFLDWGLSKDLFLPYSEQTRELRVGQYVIVHVYLDKSDRISASMRLDRFIEKDGAEYKEEEKVQLFIAAKTDLGYKAIINGRHWGVLYNNEVFQDLDYGQKVDGYIKKIRPDGKIDLTLQKAGHKAASEDIGPLILSLLKEKGGFLAVNDKTSAETIYDLFGVSKKKYKIALGGLYKQRLITVDDDGIRLVKS, from the coding sequence GTGGTGCAAATTGGAAAGTTCAATCGTCTTAAAGTTGTAAAACATGTCGACTATGGCGTCTTCTTGGAAGGCGGCGAGGATGGAGAAATTCTTCTGCCTTTGCGCTATATGCCCGAGCAGTGCGAAGTCGGCGACGAGGTGGACGTTTTTATTTGTTACGATTCTGAAGATCGTCTTTTGGCAACCACTGAACTTCCTTTCGCTCAAGTCGGTGACTTTGCCAAACTTCGCGTGAAAGCTATTGAACGCGTCGGAGCTTTTCTTGATTGGGGTTTAAGTAAAGATCTTTTTCTTCCGTACAGCGAGCAAACGCGCGAACTTCGCGTCGGTCAGTATGTTATCGTGCACGTGTATCTTGATAAGAGTGATCGTATTTCTGCCTCCATGCGTTTAGACCGTTTTATCGAAAAAGACGGCGCTGAATACAAAGAGGAAGAAAAGGTTCAGCTTTTTATCGCAGCGAAAACCGACTTGGGATACAAAGCCATTATCAATGGCCGGCATTGGGGTGTCTTATATAATAACGAAGTTTTTCAGGACTTGGATTACGGCCAAAAAGTCGACGGCTATATTAAGAAAATCCGACCCGATGGAAAGATAGATCTCACTTTGCAAAAAGCCGGGCACAAAGCTGCCAGTGAAGACATTGGCCCTTTGATATTAAGCCTCTTGAAAGAAAAAGGCGGATTTCTGGCCGTCAACGACAAGACCTCGGCAGAGACTATTTATGATCTGTTCGGTGTCAGTAAAAAGAAATACAAGATCGCGCTGGGTGGCTTGTACAAGCAGCGCCTGATCACCGTGGACGACGATGGCATTCGTCTTGTAAAATCCTAG
- a CDS encoding YbhB/YbcL family Raf kinase inhibitor-like protein, translated as MASFTLESSAFKNNSEIPKQYTCEGADISPPLKWKGAPEGTKSFALIVDDPDAPDPEAPKMTWVHWVVYNIPANLNSLPEGARDFPPGASEGVNDWKAVGYRGPCPPIGRHHYHHKLYALDTVLPEQKKISKPDLLKAMKGHVLAETELVATYKKQH; from the coding sequence ATGGCTTCGTTTACGCTGGAATCATCCGCCTTTAAAAACAATTCAGAAATTCCGAAGCAGTACACCTGCGAAGGCGCGGATATTTCCCCACCCCTGAAATGGAAAGGGGCTCCGGAAGGCACAAAAAGTTTCGCACTGATCGTCGACGATCCCGATGCTCCAGATCCAGAGGCGCCGAAAATGACATGGGTGCATTGGGTAGTCTATAATATTCCGGCGAATTTAAATTCTCTTCCAGAAGGAGCCCGCGATTTCCCGCCCGGCGCCAGTGAAGGCGTGAATGATTGGAAGGCCGTCGGTTACAGAGGTCCCTGCCCTCCTATCGGCCGCCATCATTATCATCATAAACTTTACGCTTTAGACACTGTCTTGCCTGAGCAAAAGAAAATTTCCAAACCGGATCTTTTAAAGGCGATGAAAGGACACGTGCTGGCGGAAACAGAATTGGTCGCCACCTACAAAAAACAGCACTAG